CATTTGAGCTTGCACCAAACTGATCAGACTGCTCACTTGCCCCGTCATAAGAGTCACCGCCAGCATTGCTAGATAAAAACACAACGCGATCAGCAGAGATAGAATGTTTGCTTCGAGTTGCACCCTGCGCGTCTTGCCATGTGTCAAACTTTAAACGTCCTTCAATCAAAACTGGACGACCTTTTGCAAGGTACTGACGACAGCTTTCAGCTTGAGCTCCCCAAACGTCGATATCAACATAACAAACTTCTTGCATCGTTGCGCCGGTCTGTTTATTTTTGAATGGACGGTTTGTTGCCAAGCCTAAACGACATACTGACATCCCAGATGAAATTTGCTTCAATTCCGGATCTCTTGTTAAATTTCCTACTAAAATAATTCGATTATATCCCGCCATGAAAGCATTCCTTGATTTTTCAGACTATGTAAAAACTCTATTTAAATAAGATACTTTGTTTAATCTTTGAGCACAATTAAAAAATAAAAAAATAATATAATTTAAATTTTAATATCGATTTCCATTAAACTTTTTTGCAATAAAAAAACTCTCTTTTGATATTCTTTTATCGCTTCTTTATCATTGCCAGACAAAAGACCATCACATTGCCCTGCAAGCTCTTTAATACCTTTTGCGACATCATCTGCCACGTGAGTCAAACTGCGAATGCTTGATGTGGTTTGCAAAAGTAAATCTTGCAAATTTTGCGCAAGCTGAATTTTAATATCTTGCACACTTGGCTCTTTTATTTTTTTTGTTTTAAAAACAGACGATTGCACAGATAAATGAATGGTAGAAATCGTCAAAAAACAGCACATAAAAAATCTTTTCATCTGTTCCTATATTTTTATTTTGAATGTTTTTTTATTAAAAAAATGAGATATCGCAAAAGCAGCATGCTCGAGATAAAAACATTAATAATTAAAACTGCATGCAGTATGAAATCAGGTAAATTATATGTACAAACTTTACTACAAAGAAGCATTGAAACCAAGGCAACTTCACAAACACTAACAAACCGAGAAAGAATAGTGGGAGGAATAAAAAAATGGGACGTAAACCAAAGAATTGCACCACCAAAAAGTAGTATAAATTCTTTCGTTATCAAAAACCAAATGCATGCTTTTGCTTGCCATGACACATCCAGAATTGAAAGCAACGTGTACATGCTGCTACTTAAAAGAATTTTGTCTGCGATTGGATCAAGTATTTGTCCAAGCGGTGATTCCTGCCCAAATTTTCTAGCTACAAACCCATCAAGCAAATCGGTAAGCATTGCCGCCGTAAAAAATATAAATCCTAAGCCCCATAAATTTTGTATAAAAAAATAAACAACCAATGGAGTAAGCGCAATTCGACTCAAAGTAATCCAAGAAGCTGGGGTAATCAGTCTCACTAAAAATATCCTTTCTGTTACAAAAAAAAGGTCGCTCAACAACGAGCAACCTTTTTTATAATCTTACTTTATCATTTCATGAAAATGACAAAATTGTAATAATTTATTTTTTAGCAACAAATTTTTGAAACGCAACATACGTTAACAATGTTGCAGCCATGTGCTTGAAAGAAGGAAGATTAATTGAATAATCTGCTTTCACTAAAGCATCAATTTTATTTTTTGCATCAACAGGTAATTGTGCAACTACTTCAACTCGTCCAGCGCGAACACCAACTACA
Above is a window of Candidatus Dependentiae bacterium DNA encoding:
- the ssb gene encoding single-stranded DNA-binding protein; translation: MAGYNRIILVGNLTRDPELKQISSGMSVCRLGLATNRPFKNKQTGATMQEVCYVDIDVWGAQAESCRQYLAKGRPVLIEGRLKFDTWQDAQGATRSKHSISADRVVFLSSNAGGDSYDGASEQSDQFGASSNAGPVTFSTQHTEEFAKIEQAVAKKQAAKKAATESHKAVGGVAEFKDEAPFDDELPF
- a CDS encoding CDP-alcohol phosphatidyltransferase family protein, with translation MRLITPASWITLSRIALTPLVVYFFIQNLWGLGFIFFTAAMLTDLLDGFVARKFGQESPLGQILDPIADKILLSSSMYTLLSILDVSWQAKACIWFLITKEFILLFGGAILWFTSHFFIPPTILSRFVSVCEVALVSMLLCSKVCTYNLPDFILHAVLIINVFISSMLLLRYLIFLIKKHSK